In Desulfobacterales bacterium, the genomic stretch TCTGCCCCCGACCAGACCGGAACTGGAGGGGCTGATCAACCGGGAACAGTTGCTGGGCTTCAGCGGCCGGGGCCGGTCGGCCCAGATGCAACTGGCGGCCGACCTCGGGATCAGCGATTATCCGAGCCCGGCCGGCGGCTGCACCCTTACCGATCCGGTCCTGGGCGAACGGATCAAGCGCTATTACCAAGCCAACGACACGGTCCGGGCCGAGGACATCCGGCTGCTCCTGGTGGGCCGGCAGTTTGTCCTTCCCCAAGGCGGCTGGCTGGCCATGGGCCGCAACCAGGCGGAAAACCAGCGGGTAGACGAACTGCGCCGGCCCGGCGACCTTATCCTCAATTGCGTTGACCGGCCAGGCCCCACCGGGCTCCTGCGCCGTTGCGGCGGCCGGGACGATCTCGACATTGCGGCCGGGATCATGGCCCGCTACGCAAAAAAAGGTCCCGGCCTCCCGGCCGGGACCCGGGTGGAGGTGGAGACAACACCCCCTGATAACATCATCAGCCTGACCGGCCACGCCCCGGCCGATGCGGAAC encodes the following:
- a CDS encoding thiamine biosynthesis protein; this encodes MSSSSITALALFSGGLDSLLACRTVMAQGIRVQALKFVTPFFGYDLLAREQEYIQEVKEKYDIDLRLIDVTGPYLELLRAPVHGFGKHFNPCVDCKIFLLSRARRMMDRFKASFLITGEVIGQRPMSQRRDTLFLIQRDSGCKEILVRPLCAKNLPPTRPELEGLINREQLLGFSGRGRSAQMQLAADLGISDYPSPAGGCTLTDPVLGERIKRYYQANDTVRAEDIRLLLVGRQFVLPQGGWLAMGRNQAENQRVDELRRPGDLILNCVDRPGPTGLLRRCGGRDDLDIAAGIMARYAKKGPGLPAGTRVEVETTPPDNIISLTGHAPADAELLAWQR